One Calidithermus timidus DSM 17022 genomic window, TTGAAGGTGGTCTGGATGGTCCCGGCGCGGGTGCCGCCGTTGGCCTTGGCGTAGGCCAGCGCGGTGGGTAGGGCCGAGCCGGAAGCGTCCTGATAGACGGCGACCAGGCTGGGTACGCCCGAGCCTTTCTCGTATTCGCTGCGCACGAGGTGACCAGGGCCCTTGGGGGCTACCATCCACACGTCGAGGTCGGGCCGGGGCTTGATCTGGCCGAAGTGGATGTTGAAGCCGTGGGCGAAGGCCAGCGCCGCACCTTCCTTGAGGCTCGGCTCGATCTCCTCGCGGTAGACCTTGCCCTGAGTCTCGTCGGGGAGCAGCACCATCACCACATCAGCCTTCTTCACCGCTTCGGCTACGGGGAGCACCTCGAGCCCCGCCCCCCGGGCCTTGGCCTCGTTGCGGCTACCAGGGCGCAGGCCCACGACTACCTTGATACCGGAGTCACGCAGGTTTAGCGCATGGGCGTGACCCTGCGAACCGAAACCCAGGATGGCCACGGTCTTGTCCTTGATGAAGCCGATGTCCGCGTCGGAGTCGTAATAGATCTTCATGTACTTGCTCCCCTTTCGTATACCGTTATGTCCTTCGACCCAAAAAGCAGGCCCGTGAGGCCTGCCTTAAACTGCCGCTTTCTTCTCGCGTACCTTCAAGACCTGCTCGCCGCGCGAGAGCGCGACCGCTCCGGTACGCATGACCTCCATCAGCCCATAAGGCCGCATGGCTTCGATGAAGTTGTGTACCTTGACCGAGTCGCCGGTGAGCTCGAAGATGATGGACTTTCGCGCCACGTCCACGATGCGGGCGCGGAAAGCCTCGGCGATGTCCTTGATCTCCAGCCGCTCCTCCATACCCGGCACTGCCACCTTGACCAGCGCCAGTTCCCGCTCGACGTGGGGCTCGGAGTGGTCGGTGACCTTGATGACCTCGATCAGGCGGTTGAGCTGCTTCTCGACCTGCTCGAGCACCCGGTCGTCGCCCGTCACCACCAGCGAGATGCGCGAGAGCCCTTCCTGGTGGGTGCGGCCCACCGCCAGCGACTCGATGTTGAAACCCCGGCGGGCGATCAGACCCGCGATGCGTTGCAGGACGCCGGGCTTATCCTGAACCAAAACCGAAACCACGTGTCGCATGAATTCTCCTGTCTACCGGTCAATCACCGGCTTCCACCGCCTCGCGCGGGTTCTCGATGATCATGTCCTCGGCGGCCCCACCCGAAGGAATCATGGGGAACACGCCTTCCTCGTGGTGTACGCGGCAGTCGAGCAGCACCGGGCCATCGTGCTCCAACACCTCCTGCACCGCCTCGGCCAGCTTGCCCCTGTCGCTGAGGGTCAGACCCTTGATGCCGTAGGCTTCAGCCAGTTTGGCAAAGTCAGGGTTGGAGTCGGCGAGGTAGACCTCGCTGTAGCGCCTAGCGTGAAAGAGGTCTTGCCACTGACGCACCATACCCAAAAATCCGTTGTTGAGGATGACGATTTTGACGGGGAGGTTGTACTTCTTCACCGTAGCCAGCTCCTGCAGGGTCATCTGGAAGGAGCCGTCGCCGTCGAAGTCGATGACCAGTTCGCCAGGCCTCGCCAGCGCCGCGCCGATGGCGAAGGGCAGGCCCACCCCCATGGTGCCCAGCCCGCCGGAGTTGATCCAGGAGCGGGGCTGGTCGAACTTGAAGAACTGCGCGGTGAACATCTGGTGCTGCCCCACCCCACTCGTCACCACCGCTTTGCCCCCGGTGGCCTCCCAGAAAGCGTGAATGACCTCCTGGCTTTGTAAGTAGGGTTTGGGGTTCCAGCTAAAGGGGTGCTTGGTGCGCCACTCGTCCACCTGCTGCCACCACTCGGCGATGGAGAGCTTCTTGGCTCCCTTGGCCAGCTCGGCGGCCACCCATTTAGCATCGCCCACCACCGGGATGGCGGTGCTCACCAACTTGCCGATCTCGGCGGGGTCGATATCGACGTGGATGATGGTGTGGGCGTTGGGGGCAAAGCGCGAAACCTTGCCGGTCACCCGGTCGTCGAAGCGCAGGCCGATGGCCAAGATGGTGTCGGCGTTGTGGATGGCCCAGTTGGCCGCCACCGAACCGTGCATGCCGGGCATGCCCAGAAACTGCCGGTGGGTACCGGGGAAGGCCCCCAGCCCCATCAAGGTGGGGATCACCGGGATACCCGTCTTCTCGGCGAAGGCGATGAGCTCAGCCGAGGCGTGCTGGGCCCCGCCGCCCACCATCAGGACGGGTTTTTTGGCCCTCTCGAGCGCCTCGAGCGCCCGCTCGATCTGGCGGGGGTGCCCCCTGAAGGTGGGCCTGTAACCGGGAAGGTTGATCTCGACGTCGAAGCTGCCGCTGAAGGGCGCGAGTTGCACGTCTTTGGGAACGTCAACGAGCACCGGCCCAGGGCGACCCGTGGAGGCGATGTAGAAGGCCTCGGCAATCACCCGGGGAATGTCGCCCACGTCACGGATTTGAAAGTTGTGCTTGGTAACCGGCTGGGTGATGCCACACACGTCGGCTTCCTGAAAGGCATCGGTGCCGATGAGCGCCTGCGGCACGTTGCCCGTGATGGCTACCACGGCAGTGGAGTCCATCAGGGCGTCCTGTAGCCCGGTGACTAAGTTCAGTGCCCCCGGCCCCGAGGTCGCCATCACCACGCCCACCTTGCCACTGGCGCGGGCGTAGGCGGTGGCGGCGTGGACCCCGCCTTGTTCGTGCCGCACCAGGATGTGCCGGATGGGAGAATCGTAGAGGGCATCGTAGGTGGGCATGATGGTACCTCCCGGATGCCCAAAGATGGTAGTCACCCCTTGTCTTTCCAGCGCTTTGAGGATTGCCGCCGCTCCGTTCATACCCACTCCCCTTCAAAAAAACTTCCCCCGGTTGGTATCCGGGGGTTTGCGATGCGCTCGTAGGTCGTATAGCTACACCCTACCCCCCGTAGGCCCGATAATTACTAGGCCTACTACAACCAGGGTTAGGGTGAGGCTCTCAGGCATCTCGTCTGTGAGTCTAAGGG contains:
- the ilvC gene encoding ketol-acid reductoisomerase is translated as MKIYYDSDADIGFIKDKTVAILGFGSQGHAHALNLRDSGIKVVVGLRPGSRNEAKARGAGLEVLPVAEAVKKADVVMVLLPDETQGKVYREEIEPSLKEGAALAFAHGFNIHFGQIKPRPDLDVWMVAPKGPGHLVRSEYEKGSGVPSLVAVYQDASGSALPTALAYAKANGGTRAGTIQTTFKDETETDLFGEQTVLCGGLTQLIAAGFETLTEAGYPPEMAYFECLHEVKLIVDLIYESGFAGMRYSISNTAEYGDYTRGPMVINREETKARMREVLRQIQQGEFAREWMLENQAGQPVLSANRNYWKSHPIELVGPKLRAMMPFLKSRFSKEEVAGD
- the ilvN gene encoding acetolactate synthase small subunit, with the translated sequence MRHVVSVLVQDKPGVLQRIAGLIARRGFNIESLAVGRTHQEGLSRISLVVTGDDRVLEQVEKQLNRLIEVIKVTDHSEPHVERELALVKVAVPGMEERLEIKDIAEAFRARIVDVARKSIIFELTGDSVKVHNFIEAMRPYGLMEVMRTGAVALSRGEQVLKVREKKAAV
- the ilvB gene encoding biosynthetic-type acetolactate synthase large subunit, producing the protein MNGAAAILKALERQGVTTIFGHPGGTIMPTYDALYDSPIRHILVRHEQGGVHAATAYARASGKVGVVMATSGPGALNLVTGLQDALMDSTAVVAITGNVPQALIGTDAFQEADVCGITQPVTKHNFQIRDVGDIPRVIAEAFYIASTGRPGPVLVDVPKDVQLAPFSGSFDVEINLPGYRPTFRGHPRQIERALEALERAKKPVLMVGGGAQHASAELIAFAEKTGIPVIPTLMGLGAFPGTHRQFLGMPGMHGSVAANWAIHNADTILAIGLRFDDRVTGKVSRFAPNAHTIIHVDIDPAEIGKLVSTAIPVVGDAKWVAAELAKGAKKLSIAEWWQQVDEWRTKHPFSWNPKPYLQSQEVIHAFWEATGGKAVVTSGVGQHQMFTAQFFKFDQPRSWINSGGLGTMGVGLPFAIGAALARPGELVIDFDGDGSFQMTLQELATVKKYNLPVKIVILNNGFLGMVRQWQDLFHARRYSEVYLADSNPDFAKLAEAYGIKGLTLSDRGKLAEAVQEVLEHDGPVLLDCRVHHEEGVFPMIPSGGAAEDMIIENPREAVEAGD